In a single window of the Mycobacterium bourgelatii genome:
- a CDS encoding bifunctional MaoC family dehydratase N-terminal/OB-fold nucleic acid binding domain-containing protein — MTEFQDAIAEICSAGAVKPRVGRDPVNQPMINNWVEAIGDRNPIYVDEAAARAQGHPGIVAPPAMIQVWTMFGLNGQRPDDDPMGPLMKLFDDNGYVGVVATNCEQTYHRYLRPGEEVSVTSEMGDVVGPKQTALGEGFFINQHIIWRVGDEDVAEMNWRILKFKPAESASAASTSTVPDDLDADAMMRPSSSKDTAFFWEGVKAHELRIQKLADGSLRHPPVPAVWQDPAAPIDYVVSSGRGTVFSFVVHHAPKVPGRTLPFVIALVELEEGVRMLGELRGVDPAAVEIGMPVRATYIDFPAGDSGPEWTLYAWEPEA; from the coding sequence ATGACCGAATTCCAGGACGCTATCGCGGAGATTTGCTCGGCTGGCGCCGTCAAGCCGCGCGTCGGCCGTGATCCGGTGAACCAACCGATGATCAACAACTGGGTCGAAGCCATTGGTGACCGCAACCCGATTTACGTCGATGAGGCGGCGGCCCGCGCCCAGGGGCACCCGGGAATCGTCGCGCCGCCGGCGATGATTCAGGTGTGGACGATGTTCGGTCTGAACGGACAACGGCCGGACGACGACCCCATGGGTCCGCTCATGAAGCTGTTTGACGACAACGGGTATGTGGGTGTGGTCGCAACAAACTGCGAGCAGACCTATCACCGCTACCTGCGGCCCGGTGAGGAAGTGAGCGTCACCTCCGAGATGGGTGATGTCGTCGGACCCAAGCAGACCGCGCTCGGCGAGGGCTTCTTCATCAACCAGCACATCATCTGGCGGGTGGGCGATGAGGATGTCGCCGAGATGAATTGGCGCATCCTAAAATTCAAGCCTGCTGAGTCGGCTTCGGCTGCTTCGACTTCGACCGTGCCGGATGACCTGGACGCCGACGCCATGATGCGTCCCTCGTCGTCGAAGGACACCGCCTTCTTCTGGGAAGGGGTGAAGGCGCACGAGCTGCGGATCCAGAAGCTGGCCGATGGGAGCCTGCGCCACCCGCCGGTGCCGGCGGTGTGGCAGGACCCCGCGGCGCCGATTGACTACGTGGTATCCAGTGGTCGAGGCACGGTGTTCAGCTTCGTCGTGCACCACGCGCCGAAAGTGCCCGGCCGCACTTTGCCGTTCGTCATCGCGCTGGTCGAGCTCGAGGAAGGCGTGCGCATGCTGGGCGAGTTGCGCGGCGTCGATCCTGCCGCGGTGGAGATCGGAATGCCGGTCCGTGCAACGTATATCGACTTCCCGGCCGGCGACAGCGGGCCGGAGTGGACTCTCTATGCGTGGGAGCCTGAGGCATGA
- the fadE29 gene encoding acyl-CoA dehydrogenase FadE29, producing MYIDLTPEQRKLQLELREYFSNLISSDEAKAMEQDRHNEAYRAVIRRMGKDGKLGVGWPKEFGGLGYGPIEQSIFVNEAHRADVPLPAVTLQTVGPTLQQFGSEMQKKKFLPAILAGEVHFAIGYTEPDAGTDLASLRTTAVRQGDEYIVNGQKIFTTGAHDADYIWLACRTDPEAAKHKGISILIVDTKDPGYSWTPIILSDGAHHTNATYYNDVRAPVDMLVGEENGGWRLITTQLNNERVMLGPAGRTAGIYDRLHDWASKPGSDGVAPIDHQDVKRALGEIYSLWRINELLNWQVAAAGEDINVADAASTKVFGTERIQHIGRLAEEIVGRYGNPADPETAELLSWLDVQTKRNLVITFGGGVNEVMREMIAAAGLKVPRVPR from the coding sequence ATGTACATAGACCTCACTCCCGAGCAGCGGAAGCTGCAGTTGGAGCTACGGGAATACTTCTCCAACCTGATTTCGTCCGACGAGGCGAAAGCGATGGAGCAGGACCGTCACAACGAGGCCTACCGCGCGGTGATCCGCCGGATGGGTAAGGACGGCAAGCTCGGCGTGGGATGGCCAAAGGAGTTCGGCGGCTTGGGCTATGGGCCGATCGAGCAGTCCATCTTCGTCAACGAAGCGCATCGGGCCGACGTGCCGCTGCCCGCGGTGACGCTGCAGACGGTCGGTCCCACGCTGCAGCAGTTCGGCAGCGAGATGCAGAAAAAGAAGTTCCTGCCGGCAATCCTGGCCGGCGAGGTGCACTTCGCAATCGGCTACACCGAACCGGACGCGGGCACCGACCTGGCGTCGCTACGGACCACGGCGGTGCGCCAGGGCGACGAGTACATCGTCAACGGCCAGAAGATCTTCACCACCGGCGCACACGACGCCGACTACATTTGGCTGGCCTGCCGCACCGACCCGGAAGCCGCTAAGCACAAGGGCATTTCGATCCTGATCGTCGACACCAAGGACCCTGGCTACTCCTGGACGCCGATCATCTTGTCCGACGGCGCGCACCACACCAATGCCACGTACTACAACGACGTGCGGGCGCCGGTCGACATGCTGGTCGGTGAGGAGAACGGTGGATGGCGCTTGATCACCACCCAGCTCAACAACGAGCGGGTCATGCTCGGTCCCGCCGGTCGCACGGCCGGCATCTACGACCGGCTGCACGACTGGGCATCCAAGCCCGGCAGTGACGGCGTCGCCCCGATCGATCATCAGGACGTCAAACGGGCGCTCGGCGAGATCTATTCGCTGTGGCGGATCAACGAGTTGCTCAACTGGCAGGTCGCCGCGGCCGGCGAGGACATCAACGTGGCCGATGCCGCGTCGACGAAAGTGTTTGGCACCGAACGTATTCAGCACATTGGTCGGCTCGCGGAGGAGATCGTCGGTAGGTACGGGAACCCGGCCGATCCGGAGACCGCCGAGTTGTTGAGTTGGTTGGACGTACAGACCAAGCGCAACCTGGTGATCACCTTCGGTGGCGGCGTGAACGAAGTTATGCGAGAGATGATTGCCGCCGCCGGCCTCAAGGTGCCGAGGGTGCCACGATGA